A single window of Rhodamnia argentea isolate NSW1041297 chromosome 5, ASM2092103v1, whole genome shotgun sequence DNA harbors:
- the LOC115757561 gene encoding germin-like protein subfamily 3 member 4 produces MNPNRALGIVSFIVSSMTFFEVLIAADNENLEDVCPTAASTALFINGYPCKSYANISASDFKSSKLSTPGDMDNFHRSAVTLATAADFPGLNTLGLSVARSDIEVDGLVVPHTHPRSAEMMYVSKGVVIAGFIDTETNLFQKRLREGEVMVFPRGLLHFCLNDGFEAATVFSVLNSQNPGWVSIADALFPSQPNVDDADVVNKLRTRLIASSMGSHLRG; encoded by the coding sequence ATGAATCCCAATCGAGCTCTCGGAATTGTCTCGTTCATTGTCTCCTCCATGACCTTTTTCGAAGTTCTCATCGCAGCGGATAATGAGAATCTTGAGGACGTGTGTCCGACCGCAGCATCGACTGCTCTTTTCATAAATGGATACCCCTGCAAGAGCTATGCGAACATCAGCGCGTCGGATTTCAAGAGCTCAAAGCTGAGCACCCCCGGGGACATGGACAACTTCCATCGATCGGCAGTGACACTGGCCACCGCCGCGGACTTCCCCGGCCTCAACACACTCGGCCTCTCCGTCGCACGGTCCGACATTGAGGTGGATGGCCTGGTGGTGCCGCACACGCACCCGAGGAGCGCGGAGATGATGTACGTGTCGAAAGGGGTGGTCATAGCCGGGTTCATCGACACGGAGACCAATCTGTTCCAGAAGCGGTTGAGGGAAGGGGAAGTGATGGTATTTCCAAGAGGGCTGCTCCATTTCTGCTTGAACGATGGTTTTGAGGCAGCCACCGTCTTCTCCGTGCTCAACAGTCAGAACCCTGGCTGGGTCAGCATCGCCGATGCCCTGTTCCCATCTCAACCCAACGTTGATGATGCGGATGTGGTGAACAAGCTCAGGACCCGGTTAATTGCTTCTTCCATGGGCAGCCATTTGCGTGGGTAA
- the LOC115757560 gene encoding germin-like protein subfamily 3 member 4, whose amino-acid sequence MNPNRALRIVSFIVSSITFFEVLVAADNENLEDVCPTAASTALFINGYPCKSYANTSASDFKSSKLSTPGDMDNFHRSAVTLATAADFPGLNTLGLSVARFDIEVDGLVVPHSHPRSAEMMYVSKGVVIAGFIDTETNLFQKRMREGEVMVFPRGLLHFCLNDGFEAATVFSVLNSQNPGWVSIASALFPSQPNVDDADVVNKLRTRLIASSMGSHLRG is encoded by the coding sequence ATGAATCCCAATCGAGCTCTTAGAATCGTCTCGTTCATTGTCTCCTCCattacctttttcgaagttcTCGTCGCAGCGGATAATGAGAATCTTGAGGACGTGTGTCCGACCGCGGCATCGACTGCTCTTTTCATAAATGGATACCCCTGCAAGAGCTATGCGAACACCAGCGCGTCGGATTTCAAGAGCTCAAAGCTGAGCACCCCCGGGGACATGGACAACTTCCATCGATCAGCGGTGACTCTGGCCACCGCTGCGGACTTCCCTGGCCTCAACACACTCGGCCTCTCTGTTGCACGGTTCGACATTGAGGTGGACGGCTTGGTAGTGCCGCACTCGCACCCGAGGAGCGCGGAGATGATGTACGTGTCGAAAGGGGTGGTCATAGCCGGGTTCATCGACACGGAGACCAATCTGTTCCAGAAGCGGATGAGGGAAGGGGAGGTGATGGTATTTCCAAGAGGGCTGCTCCATTTCTGCTTGAACGATGGTTTTGAGGCAGCCACCGTCTTCTCCGTGCTCAACAGTCAGAACCCTGGCTGGGTCAGCATCGCCAGTGCCCTGTTCCCATCTCAACCCAACGTTGATGATGCGGATGTGGTGAACAAGCTCAGGACCCGGTTGATTGCTTCTTCCATGGGCAGCCATTTGCGTGGGTAA